The proteins below are encoded in one region of Triticum aestivum cultivar Chinese Spring chromosome 1B, IWGSC CS RefSeq v2.1, whole genome shotgun sequence:
- the LOC123078159 gene encoding uncharacterized protein yields the protein MPRRLGPPGAGVPPTARSISRRCLRRHFAKITSPFLRQTTHSPRQSQSSLARLPLTGAPPRRSSPVPQLTSSAPPHSSPARRRSSLSPRHCRVASPLLVPLIVPPWRITARKARLFSICYPTVSFPEGGEPELPLRVVDHLLIGWTPSTMNPVFSKRTPLCGSPRRRGRGGAPGHRGRVRRRVRQAPPTPRLVQGTRPRLRLPIAQPSPLAPLLPSGLHIPKEGQNLE from the exons TTGCCTCCGACGACATTTTGCGAAAATCACCTCCCctttcctccgacaaacaacacaCTCCCCGCGCCAAAGCCAGAGCTCCCTTGCTCGTCTCCCCCTCACCGGAGCtccccctcgccggagctcccCCGTGCCACAGCTCACCTCCTCTGCTCCCCCGCACAGCTCTCCCGCGCGTCGTCGGAGCTCCCTCTCCCCACGCCACTGCCGTGTTGCTTCCCCCCTCCTCGTTCCTCTCATCGTCCCCCCATGGCGAATCACGGCGAGGAAGGCTCGACTTTTTTCGATCTGCTATCCGACGGTGTCCTTCCCCGAGGGCGGCGAGCCGGAGCTTCCCCTGCGCGTCGTCGACCACCTCCTCATTGGCTGGACGCCGTCGACCATGAACCCAGTATTCTCCAAGCGCACGCCGCTGTGTGGGTCGCCGagacgccgaggccgaggcggagCTCCAGGCCATCGAGGTCGCGTACGCCGCCGAGTCCGGCAAGCGCCGCCAACTCCCAGACTGGTCCAAGGCACCCGCCCCCGCCTCCGTCTGCCCATAGCCCAACCCAGTCCCCTCGCCCCCCTCCTGCCAAG TGGACTTCACATTCCAAAGGAGGGACAGAATCTGGAGTAA